The proteins below come from a single Bacillus horti genomic window:
- a CDS encoding SRPBCC family protein, which yields MTQTLTIEHKTYIHVHPSKVYETLTTGKGWDAWFTQGTAVDARKGGRIHFRFKDFGPEHITMEDGGAVLESDLNERSVFQWTPGDSTTTVSFTLTEVEEGTMVNVTEIGYTTSERDLAAYSDCSVGWGEALTLLKFYLEHGITYGQVPRHTMDKIMVGQYEQRTDDYLKKN from the coding sequence ATGACACAGACCCTTACAATTGAGCACAAAACATATATTCATGTACACCCAAGCAAGGTCTATGAAACACTAACCACAGGAAAGGGATGGGATGCTTGGTTCACTCAAGGCACAGCAGTTGACGCTAGAAAGGGTGGAAGGATTCATTTTCGCTTCAAGGATTTTGGTCCCGAGCATATTACTATGGAGGATGGAGGAGCGGTTCTAGAAAGCGACTTAAATGAGAGATCTGTGTTCCAATGGACACCAGGTGACTCGACAACAACTGTTTCTTTTACATTAACAGAGGTAGAAGAAGGTACAATGGTTAACGTAACAGAAATCGGCTATACAACATCTGAAAGAGATTTAGCCGCTTATAGTGATTGCTCTGTTGGGTGGGGAGAGGCTTTAACATTGCTAAAATTTTACTTAGAGCACGGCATTACTTATGGTCAAGTACCACGGCATACTATGGACAAGATCATGGTTGGGCAATACGAACAGCGTACAGATGACTATCTAAAAAAGAATTAA
- a CDS encoding MerR family transcriptional regulator: protein MRISELSVKTGVSIRSLRYYEEKELIIPERLGNGYRKYDRSAIERVKTIQLFLDLGLNTDEIAKILVCTSSISTHDSIPTSAHPSCVPEAVALYEDKLSNTQKQITALKEAEIKLESLLSFWRKEEVNKKVYK, encoded by the coding sequence ATGCGTATTAGTGAATTATCAGTTAAAACAGGAGTGAGCATCCGCTCTCTACGCTATTATGAGGAAAAAGAGCTTATCATTCCGGAGCGGCTTGGAAATGGCTACCGCAAATATGATAGGTCTGCTATAGAAAGAGTAAAAACAATTCAACTATTTCTTGATCTGGGTCTAAATACAGATGAAATTGCGAAAATCCTAGTTTGTACTTCATCCATTTCAACACATGATTCGATTCCAACATCTGCTCATCCTTCATGTGTTCCAGAAGCCGTCGCCCTATACGAAGACAAATTGAGTAACACACAAAAACAGATAACAGCTTTAAAAGAAGCAGAAATAAAGTTGGAAAGCCTTCTTTCTTTCTGGAGAAAAGAAGAAGTAAATAAAAAAGTTTATAAGTAA
- a CDS encoding spore coat protein has protein sequence MQQQTPMNQGQQQGQTQGMPNMNHGGHELFDLHEVLGDKINLLDQFMIFRQYVQDPELLDILDRQYQFALTHYNITAECFSTGQKPSQETETYMIQNMTPPVYGIKPSQPKKPNQSLADVKDAGLSGHMLGLVKGHASLLTMASVEVTNPVVRRVLASQVQHFIEMVYEIFQYQNKNGYYQVPQLSAQDAQAMLSAYTPAQGTPQMPSNQGGTTTH, from the coding sequence ATGCAGCAACAAACTCCAATGAATCAAGGTCAACAGCAAGGTCAAACTCAAGGGATGCCGAACATGAACCATGGTGGGCATGAGCTTTTTGATTTACATGAAGTACTAGGAGATAAAATTAATTTGTTAGACCAGTTTATGATCTTTAGACAATATGTACAGGATCCAGAGCTTCTAGATATTTTGGACAGACAATATCAATTTGCTCTTACACATTACAATATTACAGCTGAGTGCTTTTCCACAGGACAAAAGCCTAGTCAGGAAACAGAAACGTATATGATTCAGAACATGACCCCTCCTGTTTATGGAATTAAACCAAGCCAACCTAAAAAGCCAAATCAATCCCTTGCCGACGTTAAGGATGCTGGACTCAGCGGTCATATGCTTGGGCTTGTTAAAGGTCATGCTTCATTATTAACGATGGCTTCTGTTGAGGTAACAAATCCTGTTGTACGCCGAGTATTAGCGTCACAGGTTCAGCATTTTATTGAAATGGTCTATGAGATTTTCCAATACCAAAATAAGAATGGCTATTACCAGGTACCTCAGCTGTCTGCTCAGGATGCACAGGCTATGCTAAGTGCCTATACACCAGCTCAAGGCACTCCTCAAATGCCTTCAAATCAAGGTGGTACAACGACTCACTAA
- a CDS encoding DsbA family protein has translation MNENQNKNLENKKIIYVYDVLCPWCYAFTPIVQKLFQTYKDTFQFEVISGGLIQEAGSIESIRKKRTVSRESYKNIIDQTGAAFSNEFFTMVKADDVIMDSLIPATAVAIMRESSSPFHPIEFVSELFTLIYMKGYNPSSDKLYRVLAEKFQLNQETFIEQMKEEHFKQIARYDFSLAKQLKADAFPRLYLQESDTLFHLISKGFSEYETITDIIKDIRNS, from the coding sequence ATGAATGAAAATCAGAATAAAAATTTAGAGAACAAAAAAATAATATATGTCTACGATGTGTTATGTCCTTGGTGCTATGCCTTCACTCCAATTGTACAGAAACTGTTCCAAACCTACAAAGACACTTTTCAGTTTGAAGTGATAAGCGGTGGGCTGATTCAAGAAGCAGGTAGTATTGAAAGCATCAGGAAGAAGCGTACTGTTTCAAGAGAATCCTATAAAAATATTATAGATCAAACTGGAGCAGCATTTAGTAATGAATTTTTTACCATGGTTAAAGCAGATGATGTGATCATGGATTCCTTAATACCAGCCACAGCTGTCGCTATAATGCGCGAGTCCTCCTCTCCCTTTCATCCGATTGAATTTGTTTCAGAGCTATTCACCCTTATTTACATGAAGGGATATAATCCTAGCTCAGATAAGCTGTATCGTGTTCTTGCTGAGAAATTTCAGCTTAATCAGGAGACTTTTATAGAGCAAATGAAGGAAGAGCATTTCAAACAGATAGCTAGATATGATTTTTCCTTAGCGAAACAGCTTAAAGCTGACGCTTTTCCTAGACTGTATTTACAGGAATCTGATACTCTATTCCACCTTATCTCTAAGGGCTTCTCTGAATATGAGACTATAACTGATATAATAAAAGATATTCGTAATAGTTGA
- a CDS encoding LysE family transporter: MPTFFTYMFLGVSLSAPVGPITAAQLEKGARFGFLHAWLIGIGAMCADILYMLLIYFGLAHFLSTPFMKVFLWLFGCFVLVYTGIETLINQKKSSILPKTETGMRSFRSGFFIALLNPLNILFWLGIYGSILAQSMHQFGYIQLLWHTLGIFLGIFIWDVAIALFASSFHKVGNQSILQVISTLAACSLIGFGIYFGYQALLLLLQ; the protein is encoded by the coding sequence GTGCCTACCTTTTTTACGTATATGTTTCTTGGTGTTTCCTTATCTGCCCCAGTTGGTCCTATCACAGCTGCACAATTAGAAAAAGGAGCTAGATTTGGATTTCTTCACGCCTGGCTTATTGGAATTGGGGCAATGTGTGCGGATATATTGTACATGCTACTTATCTATTTTGGGCTGGCTCACTTCTTGAGTACCCCGTTTATGAAAGTGTTCCTCTGGCTTTTTGGTTGTTTTGTTTTAGTCTACACGGGAATTGAAACACTAATCAACCAAAAGAAAAGTAGCATACTTCCTAAAACAGAAACGGGTATGCGTTCCTTTCGTTCAGGCTTTTTCATCGCTTTGCTAAACCCCTTGAATATCTTATTTTGGCTAGGAATATACGGCTCAATCTTAGCTCAAAGTATGCATCAGTTTGGGTACATACAGCTTTTGTGGCATACACTAGGCATCTTCTTAGGTATTTTTATCTGGGATGTTGCCATCGCCCTGTTTGCAAGTAGTTTTCATAAGGTTGGAAATCAGTCTATCCTTCAAGTAATCTCAACATTAGCCGCTTGTTCTTTAATTGGCTTCGGCATTTATTTTGGCTATCAGGCTCTTCTTTTGCTTCTTCAGTGA
- a CDS encoding MerR family transcriptional regulator, protein MQISALSQKTGVSLRSLRYYEEKGLITPIRKENGYREYSEADVKWVETIQLFLSIGTTTEEIARYFDCVATTENPELHSSLIIKFYQTKLLNVRKQIEFLQQAEHQIEDRLHHWMHKHEPMKDFDKDPPDQIEKVKHLLNEEVQGWNTPDKQ, encoded by the coding sequence ATGCAGATTAGTGCCTTATCTCAGAAAACTGGAGTTAGCCTCCGTTCCTTACGCTATTATGAGGAAAAAGGACTCATTACTCCTATAAGGAAGGAAAATGGATACAGAGAGTACAGCGAAGCAGATGTAAAGTGGGTCGAAACGATCCAATTATTTCTCAGTATAGGAACCACTACAGAGGAAATTGCTAGGTATTTTGATTGTGTAGCAACGACAGAAAATCCAGAGCTGCACTCGTCACTCATTATTAAGTTCTATCAAACAAAGCTCCTAAATGTTCGCAAACAAATAGAGTTTTTACAGCAGGCTGAGCATCAAATAGAGGATCGCCTCCATCATTGGATGCATAAACACGAGCCAATGAAAGATTTTGATAAGGATCCCCCTGATCAAATAGAGAAAGTAAAGCATCTTTTAAATGAAGAAGTACAAGGCTGGAATACTCCCGACAAACAATAA
- a CDS encoding YqcI/YcgG family protein has product MAELYTKLSLDEHVDSLPLWAQEAYNQFSNMMLDPINAFPCIPGRQGFQSNQLRFGFVPEPSSTEAIKQTAELLKQYGHCSKETGKYASFVLFFEPNPLVGNLSVQEYEQLFWSFLSQLSAQDETLWPARISIDPAHPSWEFCFDGQPYFTFCATPAHQKRKSRSFATFLLAFQPRWVFEEINDATPFGRNMKKLIRKNLESYDQVPVHPSLKWYGQKDNLEWQQYFLPDDQSTPTVCPFSTVWSTKVAHHTNEDTQAEANRNFE; this is encoded by the coding sequence ATGGCTGAACTCTATACAAAGTTATCGCTAGATGAACATGTAGATAGCCTTCCACTGTGGGCCCAAGAAGCCTATAATCAGTTTAGTAACATGATGCTTGACCCTATAAATGCGTTTCCCTGTATTCCTGGTCGTCAAGGCTTTCAAAGCAATCAGTTAAGATTCGGATTTGTCCCAGAACCTAGCTCTACAGAAGCTATCAAGCAAACGGCGGAGCTTCTTAAGCAGTATGGACATTGCTCGAAGGAAACAGGTAAATATGCTTCCTTCGTTCTTTTTTTTGAACCAAATCCTTTAGTAGGAAATCTTAGTGTGCAGGAGTATGAACAGCTTTTTTGGAGCTTCCTTAGTCAGCTCAGTGCACAGGACGAAACTTTATGGCCAGCTCGAATTTCAATCGATCCTGCTCATCCATCTTGGGAATTTTGCTTTGATGGTCAGCCCTACTTTACCTTTTGTGCCACTCCAGCTCATCAGAAACGTAAAAGTCGATCATTTGCCACTTTTCTTTTGGCTTTTCAGCCTCGCTGGGTGTTTGAGGAGATCAATGATGCTACTCCATTTGGCAGAAACATGAAAAAATTGATACGAAAGAACTTAGAAAGCTATGATCAGGTTCCGGTTCACCCTTCATTGAAATGGTATGGACAGAAGGATAATCTTGAATGGCAACAATACTTTTTACCGGATGACCAGAGCACTCCAACTGTTTGTCCATTTTCTACTGTATGGAGCACGAAAGTAGCTCATCATACAAACGAGGATACTCAAGCAGAGGCTAACAGAAATTTTGAATAG
- a CDS encoding urea carboxylase-associated family protein encodes MNQKQKWLIPATESIGFNLSAGQTVRVIDVEGQQVADFIAYVKEDIQERLDPGVTLDVLRSFKMKEGDYIYSNRYRPLLKVVKDTVGQHDFINPACRSEMYELLYQKSNHKNCYDNLNRALNNFQIQSPKQYYPLNLFMNTKISSSGKISIERPLSKAGDFTELRAEVDLIVAISACPCAESACNGYHCTSIQVEIT; translated from the coding sequence ATGAACCAAAAGCAAAAATGGTTGATTCCTGCTACAGAAAGCATAGGCTTTAACTTATCAGCTGGTCAAACGGTACGGGTAATCGATGTTGAAGGTCAGCAGGTAGCAGATTTTATTGCGTATGTAAAAGAAGATATCCAAGAACGCTTAGATCCTGGAGTAACTCTCGATGTGCTACGGAGCTTTAAAATGAAAGAAGGAGATTATATATATTCCAATCGTTATCGCCCTTTATTAAAAGTGGTGAAGGATACGGTAGGTCAGCATGATTTTATTAATCCAGCTTGTCGCTCAGAAATGTATGAATTGCTTTACCAAAAGTCTAATCATAAAAACTGCTACGATAATCTTAATCGTGCCTTAAATAATTTTCAGATTCAGTCCCCTAAGCAATATTATCCACTTAACCTTTTTATGAATACCAAAATTTCATCCTCAGGTAAAATTTCGATAGAACGACCTTTATCCAAAGCTGGAGATTTTACAGAGCTTCGTGCTGAAGTAGATTTAATTGTAGCGATTTCTGCTTGTCCCTGTGCTGAAAGTGCCTGTAATGGCTACCATTGCACTTCCATTCAGGTAGAAATAACATAA
- a CDS encoding GNAT family N-acetyltransferase, translated as MQTYDIQVRPMGDFESDIHRKAAAVFVDGYGKELTFLSKDRERLIDTFSQMICPDVFYLAELDHEIVGILACSNNHKRALTIDQTILRKSFGYVKGSLAYRFMKDEFNKKLPYQDDTGYIESVATTGKARGKGVSTTLFRYVLENASYQRYVLEVVDTNENAYRLYTKLGFSEIERKKESFSKLKGFKERIYMELSVGTLYRH; from the coding sequence ATGCAAACGTATGATATTCAAGTAAGACCAATGGGCGACTTTGAATCGGATATACACCGTAAGGCGGCAGCTGTTTTTGTTGATGGATATGGTAAGGAATTAACTTTTCTCTCTAAGGACCGTGAACGCTTAATCGATACATTTAGTCAAATGATTTGTCCAGATGTTTTTTATCTTGCTGAATTGGACCATGAAATCGTTGGAATTCTTGCCTGTTCCAACAATCATAAGCGAGCGCTGACAATTGATCAGACCATTCTAAGGAAATCCTTTGGCTATGTGAAAGGAAGTCTTGCTTATAGGTTTATGAAAGACGAGTTTAATAAGAAATTACCTTACCAGGATGATACAGGGTATATTGAAAGTGTTGCCACAACAGGTAAAGCCCGGGGGAAAGGTGTTTCAACCACCTTATTCCGTTACGTCTTGGAGAATGCTTCCTATCAACGCTATGTTCTTGAAGTCGTAGATACGAATGAAAACGCCTATCGATTATATACTAAGCTGGGATTCTCAGAGATAGAACGGAAAAAAGAAAGTTTCTCAAAGCTAAAAGGCTTTAAAGAACGGATTTATATGGAATTATCCGTAGGCACTCTTTATAGACATTGA
- a CDS encoding TetR/AcrR family transcriptional regulator, giving the protein MARPSGQGDQTKELIAEKAKDLFEQKGYAATSMEDIRKYTQISKGSIYYHFKSKEELYLYTVETASKAWRTEWENQANQVTTATEKLYLLARYYASDMQNPLSKTVPEYIGSENLNEKIDEKIIQLIQPEYDIFYQIIEEGIHDKEFVSNKTIGDLAYILYSTLTGMSITQFLGYDEKKFYLLYENAIDVFLNGITNHKPLTK; this is encoded by the coding sequence ATGGCGCGACCCTCTGGGCAAGGAGACCAAACAAAAGAACTTATAGCAGAAAAAGCTAAGGATCTTTTCGAACAGAAAGGCTATGCGGCCACTTCTATGGAAGATATCCGTAAGTATACGCAAATTAGCAAAGGAAGTATTTATTATCACTTTAAAAGTAAAGAGGAATTGTATTTGTATACAGTTGAAACAGCTTCTAAAGCCTGGAGAACAGAATGGGAAAATCAAGCCAACCAGGTTACAACGGCTACAGAGAAGTTATACTTGCTTGCTAGATATTATGCTTCAGATATGCAGAACCCACTATCTAAAACCGTTCCAGAATATATTGGCTCAGAGAATCTCAATGAGAAAATAGATGAAAAAATCATCCAACTCATTCAACCAGAATATGATATTTTTTATCAGATTATTGAGGAAGGCATACATGATAAAGAGTTTGTAAGTAATAAAACAATTGGCGATTTAGCCTATATTCTTTATAGTACACTCACTGGCATGAGTATTACGCAATTCCTTGGCTATGATGAGAAAAAGTTCTATCTACTTTACGAAAATGCGATTGATGTTTTTTTGAATGGGATAACTAATCATAAACCCCTCACTAAATAA
- a CDS encoding amino acid permease — MNHIRTEKWASWWQVALFGAGCTIGIGFFLGSSIAIQKSGVFIFIIYLLAAISTWFVHDALAQLTIHFPQKGSFRSFARNAFGRWAGFAVGWIYWFSEILILGSTLIAIGLFTQVWFPDIPLWLLSAGYSFLGLAILILGTRGINQTENLFAVIKIAAIIMFIIVAIISLFKDSSTSKSFSTLIENELANGWKGAWQGLLYAFYAYGGIEVMGFMETNLKDVKEATKVGRSMIGGITLLYISSLALILLIVPIHQLTQDRSPFISVLELIHASWFAYILNGVFVVAGFSILVASLYAASTTLVSLAEDRDGPSWIKRKVGKREHPIYAYILNALGLCSAVLLALLIPKEIFLYLITAGGLVLLYIWLIILFSYLRLFKEKEKRRVETLKTWSAIFLIVLAFSGSMLEPSGRIGFWISLGIVLSMVLITFLVKRAVGDHAG; from the coding sequence TTGAACCATATAAGAACTGAAAAGTGGGCTTCTTGGTGGCAGGTAGCTCTATTTGGAGCTGGCTGTACAATCGGTATAGGCTTCTTCTTAGGATCAAGCATTGCCATTCAGAAAAGTGGTGTTTTCATCTTTATTATTTACCTTCTAGCAGCTATTTCAACTTGGTTTGTCCATGATGCTTTGGCACAGCTCACGATTCACTTTCCACAGAAAGGATCATTTCGTAGCTTTGCTAGAAATGCTTTTGGCCGCTGGGCTGGATTTGCTGTAGGCTGGATCTATTGGTTTTCGGAAATTCTTATTTTAGGAAGTACTCTTATAGCTATTGGACTTTTTACACAGGTTTGGTTTCCTGATATCCCACTTTGGTTGTTGTCAGCAGGATACTCCTTTCTAGGACTTGCCATCCTTATTTTAGGAACTAGAGGAATCAATCAAACGGAAAATTTATTCGCTGTAATAAAAATTGCTGCTATCATCATGTTTATAATTGTAGCTATTATTTCTTTATTCAAAGATTCTTCCACAAGTAAATCTTTCTCAACACTCATAGAAAACGAATTAGCAAACGGGTGGAAGGGTGCATGGCAAGGACTTCTTTATGCCTTTTATGCTTATGGCGGTATTGAGGTTATGGGCTTTATGGAAACCAATTTAAAAGATGTGAAGGAAGCAACAAAAGTAGGAAGAAGCATGATTGGTGGAATAACACTCTTATACATTTCTTCACTTGCTCTCATTTTGCTAATTGTACCGATTCATCAGCTAACTCAAGATAGGAGCCCTTTTATAAGTGTCCTTGAATTGATTCACGCCTCTTGGTTCGCTTATATCTTAAATGGTGTTTTTGTTGTCGCTGGTTTCTCCATCCTCGTTGCCTCTTTATATGCGGCTTCCACAACTTTAGTTTCCTTAGCTGAGGACAGGGATGGACCAAGCTGGATAAAGAGAAAAGTAGGAAAAAGGGAGCATCCTATCTATGCCTATATCCTCAATGCTCTAGGTTTGTGTTCGGCTGTTTTACTTGCGCTCCTCATTCCAAAGGAAATTTTCCTATATCTTATAACAGCTGGTGGTTTGGTTCTACTTTATATCTGGCTCATCATTTTGTTCTCTTACCTACGACTTTTCAAAGAGAAGGAAAAAAGAAGGGTAGAAACATTAAAAACATGGTCAGCCATTTTTCTGATTGTTTTAGCCTTTTCAGGTAGCATGCTGGAGCCTTCAGGGAGGATTGGTTTTTGGATTAGCTTAGGTATTGTCCTTTCTATGGTTCTTATTACTTTTTTGGTTAAGCGAGCTGTAGGGGATCATGCTGGGTAA
- a CDS encoding DMT family transporter, which yields MNRYIFALLVIITTSLMGSSFAVGKMGLEYVSPLFLAALRFTLAGMIMVVVVKLLKRPHPKTKDVWLKAVVIGFFQTAGVISCIFLSLQTITSGESAILTFMNPLLVVVFGTLVLKMNYKFLQWVGVSLGFVGVFITLGGQVEFKIGTLFGFLSAVSWAIATLLVKSWGNKFDTWVLSAYQMLFGGLFIMIASFLFEQQSFEINLSSIGILIWLAIMASIVQFALWYFLLQKGDPGKTSSFLFLAPFFGVISGWVLLGEELKWYVMAGGLLIFIGIFLVNWRSHSMRQREKRVEAVPKS from the coding sequence TTGAACAGATATATCTTTGCCTTATTAGTTATCATAACAACATCTTTAATGGGCTCTTCGTTTGCTGTAGGTAAAATGGGGTTGGAGTATGTTTCACCCCTTTTCTTAGCTGCTTTGAGATTCACCTTAGCTGGAATGATCATGGTTGTGGTCGTTAAGCTTTTAAAGAGACCACATCCGAAAACAAAAGATGTGTGGTTGAAGGCGGTTGTCATTGGTTTTTTTCAAACCGCAGGTGTGATAAGCTGTATCTTTTTAAGTCTACAAACGATTACTTCCGGGGAATCAGCTATTCTTACATTTATGAACCCATTACTTGTTGTTGTGTTCGGCACACTGGTTCTAAAAATGAATTATAAATTCCTACAGTGGGTAGGTGTTAGTTTAGGCTTTGTCGGTGTTTTTATTACACTGGGAGGACAGGTTGAGTTTAAAATAGGAACACTGTTTGGCTTCTTGTCTGCGGTATCCTGGGCGATCGCTACGTTATTGGTCAAATCATGGGGAAATAAGTTCGATACCTGGGTTTTATCTGCTTACCAAATGCTCTTTGGAGGATTGTTCATTATGATAGCTAGCTTTTTGTTTGAGCAGCAGTCTTTTGAGATCAACCTTAGCTCAATAGGTATACTCATTTGGTTAGCCATCATGGCGTCAATTGTACAATTTGCGTTGTGGTACTTTTTATTGCAGAAAGGCGATCCAGGAAAAACAAGCTCTTTCTTGTTCCTAGCGCCATTTTTCGGAGTAATATCTGGCTGGGTGTTGTTAGGTGAAGAGCTGAAGTGGTATGTGATGGCTGGTGGGTTACTCATCTTCATTGGTATCTTTTTGGTCAATTGGAGAAGTCATTCCATGCGGCAACGTGAGAAGAGGGTGGAGGCTGTCCCTAAGAGCTAG
- a CDS encoding AraC family transcriptional regulator, translating into MDLLKEMNQALTYIEEHLDDELDLAQAAVIARCSEFHFKKMFAYLAGIPLLEYIRRRRLTLAGFELKAGSIKVIDVAMKYGYNSPDSFTKAFYQLHGINPSEVKKLGSSLKAFPRMSFQLTIKGGNPMDYRIEQKEAFTLVGIKERIPLVYHGENPALTEMMKQITDEVYTKLKSLANVEPYGGYNASFNFSDRENEEIAELDHLIGVATTKEEVLGLDSHHVPALTWAIFSVVGSPTDIQEIWGRIYGEWFPSSQYEAIDAPEILYTAKTVPEESNFKSEIWIPVQRKTEAG; encoded by the coding sequence ATGGATTTGCTCAAGGAAATGAATCAAGCTCTAACTTATATTGAAGAGCATCTTGACGATGAATTGGATTTAGCCCAAGCAGCCGTCATTGCTCGCTGCTCTGAATTTCACTTTAAAAAGATGTTTGCCTATCTAGCTGGAATCCCTTTACTAGAATATATTCGCCGAAGAAGATTAACTCTAGCTGGATTCGAATTAAAAGCAGGGAGCATAAAGGTGATCGATGTTGCCATGAAATATGGCTATAATTCTCCAGATTCCTTTACTAAAGCCTTTTATCAGCTACATGGGATAAATCCTTCTGAGGTGAAAAAGCTTGGTAGTTCATTAAAAGCATTTCCACGTATGTCCTTCCAACTAACCATAAAGGGAGGAAATCCTATGGATTATCGGATTGAACAAAAAGAAGCTTTTACTCTTGTCGGAATTAAAGAAAGAATTCCCCTTGTCTATCATGGAGAAAATCCTGCTCTTACGGAAATGATGAAGCAGATTACAGATGAAGTATACACAAAGCTAAAATCACTAGCTAATGTGGAGCCTTACGGAGGCTATAATGCCTCATTCAATTTTTCGGACAGAGAGAACGAAGAAATAGCAGAGCTCGATCATCTTATTGGTGTAGCCACAACAAAAGAGGAGGTATTAGGATTAGACTCACATCACGTCCCTGCCCTTACATGGGCTATTTTCAGTGTAGTAGGGAGTCCAACAGATATTCAGGAAATATGGGGACGGATTTATGGAGAGTGGTTTCCTTCGTCTCAATATGAAGCGATTGACGCTCCAGAAATCCTATATACAGCAAAAACTGTTCCAGAGGAATCGAATTTTAAAAGTGAGATTTGGATTCCTGTTCAAAGGAAAACTGAAGCAGGTTAA
- a CDS encoding NADH:flavin oxidoreductase produces the protein MNSNKQLHPYHSTSALFTPFSIGNLTIKNRIVMAPMTRGFSPKGVPGSDVAAYYRRRAVNAVGLIVTEGTLINHPAAGSSPNWPNLYSKDALEGWSNVVGAVHEAGGRIIPQLWHVGMERSIGDLPNPDALPIGPSGLTQSGNKVSEPLSESEIAKVIDAYAQAASNAKQLGFDGIELHGAHGYLIDQFFWEKTNRRTDRYGGSPIDRTRFAVETIKACRLAVGPDFPIVFRFSQWKSGDYTAKLATTPELLGKLLAPLVDAGVDIFHCSTRRFWEPEFDESSLNLAGWTKKLTGKPTITVGSVGLIGDVVNNLSTGTEVNESSINQLMERLEKEEFDLVAVGRALLVDPAWATKIRDAQRNDLIPYTPDALKTLV, from the coding sequence TTGAATAGTAATAAACAACTACATCCATACCATTCGACTTCAGCATTGTTCACCCCTTTTTCAATTGGGAACCTGACCATCAAGAATCGTATCGTCATGGCACCGATGACCCGTGGCTTCTCACCTAAAGGAGTGCCAGGATCAGATGTTGCTGCCTATTATCGAAGACGTGCAGTAAATGCTGTAGGACTTATTGTGACTGAAGGTACATTGATAAACCACCCAGCTGCAGGAAGCAGTCCTAATTGGCCCAATCTTTATAGTAAAGATGCCTTAGAGGGCTGGTCTAATGTGGTCGGAGCTGTTCATGAAGCGGGCGGACGAATTATTCCCCAGCTTTGGCACGTTGGTATGGAGCGTAGTATAGGTGACTTGCCGAATCCCGATGCATTACCGATTGGTCCATCAGGTCTTACTCAATCAGGCAATAAAGTGTCCGAACCACTAAGCGAATCAGAAATAGCAAAAGTGATTGATGCGTATGCCCAAGCGGCAAGTAATGCCAAGCAGCTAGGTTTCGATGGAATTGAACTTCATGGTGCACATGGCTACTTGATCGATCAATTCTTTTGGGAAAAAACAAATCGACGAACGGATCGTTATGGTGGTAGTCCTATAGACCGTACTCGATTTGCTGTAGAGACAATTAAGGCTTGTCGTCTCGCAGTAGGACCCGACTTCCCTATCGTATTCCGTTTTTCCCAATGGAAATCAGGAGATTATACGGCAAAGCTAGCAACTACTCCCGAGCTGCTAGGAAAATTGCTAGCACCGTTGGTGGATGCTGGAGTCGATATTTTTCATTGCTCAACTCGCAGGTTTTGGGAGCCGGAGTTTGATGAATCGTCCCTTAATCTAGCTGGCTGGACTAAAAAACTTACTGGAAAGCCCACGATTACTGTCGGATCGGTAGGTTTAATCGGTGATGTCGTGAACAATCTAAGTACAGGAACGGAAGTCAACGAAAGTAGTATTAATCAGTTAATGGAAAGACTAGAAAAGGAAGAGTTCGATTTGGTTGCTGTGGGTCGTGCATTGCTGGTTGACCCTGCATGGGCTACCAAAATACGAGATGCTCAAAGAAATGATCTCATTCCCTATACTCCAGATGCATTAAAAACATTGGTTTAA